A part of Streptomyces sp. NBC_01210 genomic DNA contains:
- a CDS encoding OsmC family peroxiredoxin: MATTRNAHTEWEGELLKGFGEVTLDSSGVGHFPVTWASRAEEPEGKTSPEELIAAAHSSCFSMALSNTLTKAGTPPTLLTTKAAVTFEPGTGITGIHLTAQGQVPGIDEAAFKAAGEDAKVNCPVSQALTGTTITLTSALS, translated from the coding sequence GTGGCCACCACACGCAACGCTCACACCGAGTGGGAAGGCGAACTGCTCAAGGGCTTCGGGGAAGTTACGCTCGACTCCTCGGGAGTCGGCCACTTCCCCGTGACCTGGGCCTCCCGCGCGGAGGAGCCTGAAGGGAAGACCAGCCCCGAGGAGCTGATCGCCGCAGCCCACTCCAGCTGCTTCTCGATGGCTCTGTCGAACACTCTCACCAAGGCCGGAACTCCACCGACGCTGCTCACGACGAAGGCGGCGGTCACCTTCGAGCCGGGCACCGGCATCACCGGAATCCACCTCACTGCGCAGGGCCAGGTGCCGGGTATCGACGAGGCCGCCTTCAAGGCGGCGGGCGAGGACGCGAAGGTCAACTGCCCGGTGAGTCAGGCCCTCACGGGCACGACGATCACGCTCACTTCCGCCCTGTCCTGA
- a CDS encoding transcriptional regulator — MSVEDSPAARGDHEGLHPTQALDDTVHQRVRLGILTIAREAERVEFGFLKKQLAVTDGNLSRHLKVLEDSGLIILEKGYAGRRPRTWIALTPGGAQALDAELRTLRALVSRLEAPHPASGPPDT; from the coding sequence ATGAGCGTCGAGGACTCGCCGGCCGCGCGGGGCGACCACGAAGGACTGCATCCGACCCAGGCACTGGACGACACCGTCCACCAGCGTGTGCGGCTCGGCATCCTCACCATCGCCCGCGAAGCCGAGCGGGTTGAGTTCGGCTTCCTGAAGAAGCAACTGGCCGTCACCGACGGAAACCTCTCCAGGCACCTGAAGGTGCTGGAGGACTCAGGCCTGATCATTCTGGAGAAGGGCTACGCCGGCCGTCGCCCCCGCACATGGATTGCCCTCACCCCCGGAGGCGCGCAGGCACTGGACGCCGAACTTCGCACCTTGCGTGCACTCGTCAGCCGCCTGGAGGCCCCCCACCCCGCATCCGGCCCGCCCGACACGTGA
- a CDS encoding SDR family oxidoreductase, which yields MNIAVIGGTGLIGSQVVKKLNAAGHEAVPHSLSTGVDVITGQGLAEALADADVVVNLTNSPTFDDASPAFFQTSMDNLLAAGQKGGVGHVVILSIVGADQVPDLVYYRAKVLQEDILKAGPVPYSIVLATQFMEFIDAVMSWTTEGDTVRLPTTPLQPIAAQDISDTVAEVAAGPPLNGTLNIAGPDVFPLDELGRITLNAHPDGRTVVTDDTAGMFAAVHGDALTAKGDARIAPTHYSDWLS from the coding sequence ATGAATATCGCAGTCATCGGCGGTACCGGCCTGATCGGGTCGCAGGTCGTGAAGAAGCTGAACGCGGCCGGGCACGAGGCCGTGCCGCACTCGCTGTCCACAGGTGTCGACGTGATCACGGGCCAGGGCCTGGCGGAGGCGTTGGCCGACGCCGACGTGGTCGTCAACCTGACGAATTCCCCGACCTTCGACGACGCGTCCCCCGCGTTCTTCCAGACCTCGATGGACAACCTCCTGGCCGCCGGCCAAAAAGGCGGGGTGGGGCACGTCGTCATTCTCTCGATCGTCGGCGCGGACCAGGTGCCCGATCTCGTCTACTACCGGGCCAAGGTCCTGCAGGAAGACATCCTCAAGGCCGGGCCGGTCCCCTACTCGATCGTCCTCGCCACCCAGTTCATGGAGTTCATCGACGCCGTCATGTCCTGGACCACCGAGGGCGACACCGTCCGCCTGCCCACCACCCCGCTCCAGCCGATCGCCGCCCAGGACATCTCCGACACCGTCGCCGAAGTCGCCGCCGGTCCCCCCTTGAACGGCACCCTCAACATCGCTGGGCCCGACGTCTTCCCCCTCGACGAACTCGGCCGGATCACCCTGAACGCCCACCCCGACGGCCGCACGGTCGTCACCGACGACACCGCCGGCATGTTCGCCGCCGTCCACGGCGATGCCCTCACCGCCAAGGGCGACGCCCGCATCGCCCCCACCCACTACAGCGACTGGCTCTCCTGA
- a CDS encoding cupin domain-containing protein: protein MSNNEPAAGSAESQPRSEAWKTALTVLQSVKPPSIPDGAEAMTVLIEFPPGDPGTPPHRHSGPAFGYMLEGEMLFELEGEPEHVIKAGETFWEPGGDVIHYQDGNNRTDSRSRFLVTMMCAPGQPMLTLVDDEELAQRQHLRAPRPGT, encoded by the coding sequence ATGTCGAACAATGAGCCGGCAGCAGGCAGCGCTGAGAGCCAACCGCGCTCAGAAGCATGGAAGACGGCGCTAACTGTGCTGCAGTCGGTGAAACCGCCGTCCATTCCGGATGGGGCAGAGGCGATGACGGTCCTCATCGAGTTCCCTCCCGGCGACCCCGGTACCCCTCCGCACCGGCACTCGGGACCCGCCTTCGGCTACATGCTGGAGGGGGAGATGCTCTTCGAGCTGGAAGGCGAGCCCGAGCATGTGATCAAGGCCGGGGAGACATTCTGGGAGCCGGGCGGCGATGTCATCCACTACCAGGACGGGAACAACCGGACGGACTCCCGGAGCCGCTTCCTCGTCACCATGATGTGTGCGCCGGGTCAGCCCATGCTCACCCTGGTCGACGACGAAGAGCTGGCACAGCGTCAACACCTGCGAGCTCCCCGTCCGGGCACCTAA
- a CDS encoding alpha/beta fold hydrolase — protein MRGENVAAQAAANAAWGAGEDSAWAGLEKLTLPVLVANGAHDVMIHAYQSYAMSQRMPNAKVVLYSDAGHGFLFQHIEDFGNEVLAFLR, from the coding sequence GTGCGGGGAGAGAACGTCGCGGCACAGGCCGCCGCCAACGCTGCCTGGGGCGCCGGCGAGGACTCGGCCTGGGCCGGCCTGGAGAAGCTCACCCTTCCTGTCCTCGTCGCCAACGGCGCCCACGATGTGATGATCCACGCGTACCAGAGCTACGCAATGTCCCAGCGGATGCCGAACGCCAAGGTGGTGCTGTACAGCGACGCCGGTCACGGCTTCCTCTTCCAGCACATCGAGGACTTCGGCAACGAGGTCCTCGCCTTCCTGCGCTGA
- a CDS encoding TetR/AcrR family transcriptional regulator encodes MGRVSHAQAQANRQRVVERASQLFREQGTGVSVADLMKAAGLTHGGFYKQFASKEALIDEAVIHAVGELAEHHATTLEEHEGHRAEAQQALIDGYLSVRHRDNPASGCPVAALATDMARRSGDHGAHRTYTKGVQDFTQWLATDDEDGIARLCTMLGALLLARATKDSPLSEQVLSAARTALSPAPQPRAD; translated from the coding sequence ATGGGTCGCGTCTCACATGCACAGGCACAGGCGAACCGCCAGCGGGTCGTGGAGCGGGCCTCGCAGCTGTTCCGCGAGCAGGGCACGGGCGTGAGCGTCGCGGATCTGATGAAGGCGGCCGGCCTGACGCACGGCGGCTTCTACAAGCAGTTCGCCTCCAAGGAGGCTCTGATCGACGAGGCGGTCATCCACGCGGTCGGCGAACTGGCCGAGCACCACGCCACCACGCTCGAGGAGCACGAGGGGCACCGCGCAGAGGCCCAGCAGGCCCTGATCGACGGATACTTGTCCGTCCGGCACCGGGACAACCCCGCCTCGGGCTGCCCCGTCGCCGCGCTCGCCACCGACATGGCCCGGCGCAGTGGCGACCACGGGGCGCACCGCACCTACACCAAAGGGGTACAGGACTTCACCCAGTGGCTCGCCACCGACGACGAGGACGGCATCGCCCGGCTGTGCACCATGCTCGGCGCCCTTCTCCTGGCCCGCGCCACCAAGGACTCCCCGCTGTCCGAGCAGGTCCTCTCCGCCGCCCGCACCGCACTGTCACCCGCCCCGCAACCACGTGCCGACTAG
- a CDS encoding DUF4097 family beta strand repeat-containing protein, which translates to MTVAALRTHTHAHTRTLLAASGAVVAAVALSGCGSVDAGAAPVESRSFPLTGKTLTIDSDNSEIKLVPADVKDVQVTRQVDGWVFLGDGPEASWEMKDGTLTLRVKCDAVSSNCESRHTVKVPRSVAVTVEDDNGSVTAEGFHTALKLRSGNGKVTVRDSSGPLELNSDNGEIVTETVTARTVTARSDNGSIQLGLTAAPDRIESVSDNGEVVIELPRAGAPYAVTATSANGDVNVDVPTADGSAHAVEARSDNGEVTVRSAN; encoded by the coding sequence ATCACCGTGGCCGCACTCCGCACCCACACCCACGCCCACACCCGCACACTCCTCGCCGCCTCCGGCGCCGTCGTCGCCGCGGTCGCTCTCAGCGGGTGCGGGAGCGTCGATGCCGGAGCAGCGCCCGTCGAGAGCCGTTCCTTCCCCCTCACCGGGAAGACGCTGACCATCGACTCCGACAACTCCGAGATCAAGCTGGTGCCGGCCGATGTGAAGGACGTGCAGGTGACCCGGCAGGTCGACGGGTGGGTGTTCCTGGGGGACGGGCCGGAGGCCTCCTGGGAGATGAAGGACGGGACGCTGACCCTCCGCGTCAAGTGCGATGCGGTCTCCAGCAACTGCGAGTCGCGGCACACCGTGAAGGTCCCGCGCAGCGTCGCCGTCACCGTCGAGGACGACAACGGCAGCGTGACCGCCGAAGGATTCCACACCGCGCTGAAGCTCCGCTCCGGCAATGGCAAGGTGACGGTACGGGACTCCAGCGGCCCCCTCGAGCTGAACAGCGACAACGGCGAGATCGTCACCGAGACCGTCACCGCCAGGACCGTGACCGCCCGGTCGGACAACGGGTCCATTCAGCTCGGGCTCACCGCCGCGCCGGACCGGATCGAGAGCGTCAGCGACAACGGCGAGGTCGTCATCGAGTTGCCGCGCGCCGGAGCCCCGTACGCCGTCACCGCCACGAGCGCCAACGGCGATGTGAACGTCGACGTGCCGACCGCCGACGGCAGCGCGCACGCGGTCGAGGCACGCAGCGACAACGGTGAAGTCACTGTGCGAAGCGCGAACTAA